In Methylocystis echinoides, one genomic interval encodes:
- the ppsR gene encoding transcriptional regulator PpsR, with the protein MTDKAYTRPDLTLTLDEDGVIQKVVTAESLAREPLDQWRGRRWGETIDPAIDSLTLKKIEDVRLRGDPSCFQVRQRFPSGLELPMEYTTFSLGEAGFIAIGRNLEAISELQARLQLAQEARERDYWKMREIETRYRTLFDATTEAVALVNVPDLRVVEANFRAAKDLYLSPGAPFLPQLSQRDRRALDQLLEKTREQGRAPGIVIQPTPSAGLWSLRASLMNAEASAVFICQLTPMREADNASHASGVSIASFIDRLPEGFVVIDCDGIVRAANGAFLDLVQLGAEVAAIGSKLTRWLSSPGADANVVMALIRKHGDLRRFQTRIDGELGQSTPVEITAVGDDADAPNYFGLLVRDIRHASGQPSREVADRGLSIEALDNRTLEAIVRMSTEAIERKAILAALEQCNSNRTAAARQLGLSRQGLHAKLKKYGLERK; encoded by the coding sequence ATGACCGACAAAGCCTATACCCGCCCTGATTTGACGCTGACGCTCGACGAGGACGGCGTCATCCAGAAGGTCGTGACCGCTGAGTCGCTGGCGCGAGAACCGCTCGACCAATGGCGCGGCCGGCGCTGGGGCGAGACGATCGATCCCGCCATCGACAGCCTCACGTTGAAAAAAATCGAGGATGTGCGTCTGCGCGGCGATCCTTCCTGCTTCCAGGTGCGTCAGCGCTTTCCCAGCGGCCTCGAGTTGCCGATGGAATATACGACCTTCAGCCTCGGCGAGGCCGGATTCATCGCCATTGGCCGCAATCTGGAGGCGATCAGCGAATTGCAGGCGCGTCTGCAACTGGCGCAGGAGGCGCGCGAACGCGATTATTGGAAGATGCGCGAAATCGAGACGCGCTATCGCACGCTGTTCGACGCGACGACGGAAGCCGTTGCGCTGGTCAACGTCCCCGATCTGCGCGTTGTCGAAGCGAATTTTCGCGCGGCGAAGGATCTCTATCTCTCGCCGGGCGCACCATTCCTGCCGCAACTTTCCCAGCGCGATCGGCGCGCGCTCGATCAACTTCTCGAAAAGACGCGCGAGCAAGGGCGCGCGCCGGGAATCGTCATTCAACCAACGCCGTCAGCCGGATTGTGGAGCCTGCGCGCGTCGCTCATGAACGCGGAAGCCAGCGCGGTTTTCATCTGCCAGCTCACGCCGATGCGCGAGGCCGACAACGCCTCCCACGCCAGCGGCGTGTCGATTGCGTCGTTTATAGATCGCTTGCCCGAAGGCTTTGTCGTCATCGATTGCGACGGGATCGTGCGGGCCGCCAATGGGGCCTTTCTCGATCTCGTTCAGCTCGGCGCGGAAGTCGCGGCGATCGGCTCTAAACTGACGCGCTGGCTGTCGAGCCCGGGCGCCGACGCCAATGTCGTGATGGCGCTCATTCGCAAGCACGGCGATCTGCGTCGTTTCCAGACGCGCATCGACGGCGAACTCGGTCAGTCGACTCCCGTCGAGATTACGGCCGTCGGCGACGACGCGGACGCGCCCAATTATTTCGGGCTTCTCGTTCGCGACATTCGTCACGCGTCCGGCCAGCCTTCGCGCGAAGTCGCCGATCGGGGGCTGTCGATCGAGGCTTTGGACAACCGCACGCTCGAAGCGATTGTGCGCATGTCGACGGAAGCGATCGAACGCAAGGCGATTTTGGCCGCGCTCGAACAGTGCAATAGTAATCGCACGGCCGCCGCGCGCCAACTCGGCCTCAGCCGTCAGGGCCTTCACGCCAAGTTGAAAAAATACGGCCTCGAAAGAAAATAG
- the bchI gene encoding magnesium chelatase ATPase subunit I has translation MAPIQVKLPQEAAHAPQAVQTTPAAAPRPFGAPAPFPFSAIVGQDDMKLAFLLAAIDPSVGGVLVFGDRGTGKSTAVRALARLLPRMRAVSDCAYNCDPAATSALCDACRKGSLKTALRPVPVIDLPLGATEDRVVGALDLERALTRGEKAFEPGLLAKANRGFLYIDEVNLLEDHLVDLLLDVAASGENVVEREGLSVRHPARFVLIGSGNPEEGELRPQLLDRFGLAVDVKTPTDIATRVEVVRRRDAFERDPTRFHRAFAAEEQKLRRRIGAARGRVGDIETSDAVLEKAARLCVALGADGLRGELTLLRAARALAAFEGEAAVGATELRRVAAFALGHRLRRNPLDEAGSAIRVARAIDETFGA, from the coding sequence ATGGCGCCGATTCAGGTCAAGCTCCCGCAGGAAGCGGCCCACGCGCCGCAGGCCGTTCAGACGACGCCAGCCGCCGCGCCGCGGCCTTTCGGCGCTCCCGCGCCATTTCCCTTCTCCGCGATCGTCGGCCAGGACGATATGAAGCTCGCCTTTCTGCTCGCGGCGATCGACCCGTCGGTCGGCGGCGTGCTGGTCTTCGGCGATCGCGGAACGGGGAAATCCACGGCCGTGCGCGCGCTGGCGCGCCTGCTCCCGCGGATGCGCGCCGTCAGCGACTGCGCCTATAATTGCGATCCGGCTGCGACCTCGGCGCTTTGCGACGCCTGTCGGAAAGGCTCCTTGAAAACGGCGCTGCGGCCGGTTCCCGTCATCGATCTGCCGCTGGGCGCGACCGAAGACCGCGTCGTCGGCGCCCTCGACCTCGAACGCGCGCTGACGCGCGGCGAAAAGGCGTTCGAGCCGGGCCTGTTGGCCAAGGCCAATCGAGGATTTCTCTACATCGACGAAGTCAACCTGCTCGAAGATCATCTTGTCGATCTCCTGCTCGACGTCGCCGCCTCTGGCGAGAATGTCGTGGAGCGCGAGGGGCTGAGCGTGCGCCATCCGGCGCGTTTCGTTCTCATCGGCAGCGGCAATCCAGAGGAGGGCGAGTTACGGCCGCAATTGCTCGATCGCTTCGGTCTCGCCGTCGACGTGAAAACCCCGACCGACATCGCCACGCGCGTCGAGGTCGTGCGGCGGCGCGACGCGTTCGAGCGCGATCCAACGCGCTTCCATCGCGCCTTCGCCGCCGAGGAGCAGAAGCTGCGCCGCCGCATCGGCGCCGCGCGCGGCCGCGTCGGCGACATCGAGACGTCGGACGCCGTGCTCGAAAAAGCGGCCCGGCTCTGCGTCGCGCTCGGCGCCGACGGGCTTCGCGGCGAGCTCACCCTGTTGCGGGCCGCCCGCGCGCTCGCGGCTTTCGAAGGCGAAGCGGCGGTCGGCGCAACCGAATTGCGGCGGGTCGCCGCCTTCGCGCTCGGCCATCGCCTGCGACGCAATCCGCTCGACGAAGCCGGCTCGGCCATCCGCGTCGCGCGGGCGATCGACGAGACCTTTGGCGCATGA
- a CDS encoding magnesium chelatase subunit D, whose amino-acid sequence MTGGASAQRDDAWTRARVAAALFAVDPLQSGVTLRAPPGPARDAWLALLRAYLPEGAPMRRAPLAIADDRLLGGLDLAATLRAGRPIAETGLLAQTDGGVLVLAMAERHSSATAARFVAALDDGRIELARDGLAGRQDCRVGLVALDEGHEPDERPPAALLDRLAIHLDLEGLRPCGGRAWEVTPQDVVAARARLADVVTPHEAIAALVVAAARLGVLSLRAPLLARRVARAACALRGGRVVEDVDLEVAARYVLAPRATCLPAPPDETADAAPDETDASPEEPKNDNEGRAQQALEDVVVAAARVALPADLLARLEQGERSRAPSPRGGHSGAERVSARRGRPMNVRRGAPRDGRLSLIDTLRAAAPWQTLRRAETPDAPPLALRIRPEDFRVRRFRERRGTAAIFVVDASGSSAAQRLAEVKGAIELMLADCYVRRDSVALVAFRGKRAEIALPPTRALARAKRLLAALPGGGGTPLALALDAAAALADSVRRKGQTPLVVLLTDGKANIDRAGAPGRARALEDALSAARGLRDAGYAALAVDSSPVASGADAPTRKIADAMQARYLRLPFVDAARLSQAVRAAAISA is encoded by the coding sequence ATGACCGGCGGGGCGTCTGCGCAGCGCGACGACGCCTGGACCCGGGCGCGCGTCGCGGCGGCGCTCTTCGCCGTCGATCCCCTGCAGTCCGGCGTCACGCTGCGCGCCCCGCCCGGACCCGCGCGCGACGCCTGGCTCGCTCTGCTGCGCGCCTATTTGCCCGAAGGCGCGCCGATGCGCCGGGCGCCGCTCGCCATCGCCGATGACCGTCTGCTCGGCGGCCTCGACCTCGCCGCGACGCTTCGCGCGGGGCGCCCGATCGCGGAAACCGGCCTCCTCGCGCAGACGGATGGCGGCGTGCTGGTGCTCGCCATGGCGGAGCGGCACAGCAGCGCGACCGCCGCCCGCTTCGTCGCGGCGCTCGACGACGGCAGGATCGAACTGGCGCGCGACGGGCTTGCGGGTCGACAAGACTGCCGCGTCGGCCTCGTCGCGCTCGATGAAGGCCATGAGCCCGACGAACGCCCGCCGGCGGCGCTGCTCGATCGCCTCGCCATCCATCTCGATCTCGAAGGGCTGCGTCCTTGCGGGGGCCGGGCGTGGGAGGTGACGCCCCAGGACGTCGTCGCGGCGCGGGCGCGCCTTGCCGATGTCGTGACGCCGCACGAAGCGATCGCCGCGCTGGTCGTCGCCGCGGCGCGTCTCGGCGTTCTCTCCTTGCGCGCGCCCTTGCTGGCGCGCCGCGTGGCGCGGGCGGCCTGCGCGTTGCGCGGCGGACGCGTCGTCGAAGACGTCGATCTCGAGGTCGCCGCGCGCTACGTCTTGGCGCCGCGCGCCACCTGCCTGCCGGCGCCGCCCGACGAGACCGCCGACGCGGCGCCCGACGAGACCGACGCGAGCCCCGAGGAGCCGAAAAACGACAACGAAGGGCGAGCTCAGCAGGCGCTGGAGGATGTCGTCGTCGCCGCCGCCCGCGTAGCGCTTCCAGCCGACCTCTTGGCGCGACTGGAACAAGGCGAACGATCGCGCGCGCCGTCGCCGCGGGGCGGCCATTCCGGCGCCGAACGCGTGTCGGCGCGCCGCGGCCGCCCGATGAATGTGAGGCGCGGCGCGCCGCGCGACGGCCGTCTCAGCCTGATCGACACGCTTCGGGCCGCCGCGCCCTGGCAGACGCTGCGCCGCGCCGAAACCCCCGACGCGCCGCCGCTCGCCCTTCGCATCCGCCCTGAAGATTTTCGCGTCAGGCGCTTTCGCGAGCGGCGCGGCACGGCGGCCATTTTTGTCGTCGACGCTTCCGGCTCCTCCGCCGCGCAGCGGCTGGCCGAAGTCAAAGGCGCGATCGAACTGATGCTCGCCGACTGTTACGTGCGCCGCGACAGCGTCGCGCTCGTCGCCTTTCGCGGCAAGCGGGCCGAAATCGCCTTGCCGCCGACGCGGGCGCTGGCGCGCGCCAAACGGCTGTTGGCGGCGCTGCCCGGCGGCGGCGGCACGCCGCTTGCGCTCGCGCTCGACGCGGCCGCGGCGCTCGCCGACAGCGTCAGGCGCAAGGGGCAGACGCCGCTCGTCGTTTTGCTGACCGACGGCAAGGCGAACATCGATCGCGCCGGCGCCCCGGGCCGCGCCCGCGCGCTGGAGGACGCGCTTTCGGCCGCGCGCGGACTGCGCGACGCAGGCTATGCGGCGCTCGCCGTGGACTCGTCCCCCGTGGCGAGCGGCGCCGACGCGCCGACCCGCAAGATCGCGGACGCCATGCAGGCCCGCTATCTGCGTTTGCCCTTCGTGGACGCAGCGCGTCTCTCGCAGGCGGTGCGCGCCGCGGCGATCAGCGCGTGA
- the bchO gene encoding alpha/beta fold hydrolase BchO — MSALALFEPLHPLTLAEVGADWPNRASSRMIEAGGLVWHVQIMGDGPTLLLAHGTGASTHSWRDLAPLLAKRYRVVAPDLPGHGFSSSRGARTQSLPGMARAVAALLDAIGLSPTIAVGHSAGAAVLARLALDGAIAPERLIALNGALAPFEGVAGYLLPTLAKALFLNPLAPRYFAWSANRAAVTRLLDGTGSKIDARGVALYARLMQNPAHVNAALSMMAHWDLRALNRDLPRLRVPFHLIVAENDKTVPPEGARKIAARLTNAHLHSVQGLGHLAHEEAPSRFAQLVFDIAESET; from the coding sequence GTGAGCGCGCTCGCCTTGTTCGAGCCGCTCCACCCGCTCACGCTCGCTGAGGTCGGCGCCGATTGGCCGAACCGGGCCTCGAGCCGGATGATCGAGGCGGGCGGCCTCGTCTGGCATGTGCAGATCATGGGCGACGGCCCGACCCTGCTGCTGGCGCACGGAACCGGCGCGTCGACGCATTCATGGCGCGATCTCGCGCCGCTTCTTGCAAAACGCTATCGTGTCGTCGCGCCCGATCTTCCGGGCCATGGCTTCTCGTCCTCGCGCGGCGCGCGCACGCAGTCGCTTCCCGGCATGGCGCGCGCCGTCGCCGCCCTGCTCGACGCGATCGGCCTGTCGCCCACGATCGCCGTCGGCCATTCGGCGGGCGCGGCCGTGCTGGCGCGGCTTGCGCTCGACGGCGCGATCGCGCCCGAACGGCTCATCGCGTTGAATGGCGCGCTCGCGCCGTTCGAGGGCGTCGCCGGCTATCTGCTGCCGACGCTGGCCAAGGCGCTGTTTCTCAATCCGCTCGCGCCCCGCTATTTCGCCTGGAGCGCCAATCGCGCCGCGGTGACGCGCCTTCTCGACGGCACAGGATCGAAAATCGACGCGCGCGGCGTCGCCCTCTACGCGCGGCTTATGCAGAACCCGGCGCATGTCAACGCCGCGCTCAGCATGATGGCGCATTGGGATCTGCGCGCGCTCAACCGCGACTTGCCGCGCTTGCGCGTGCCCTTTCATCTCATCGTCGCCGAGAACGACAAGACGGTTCCCCCCGAAGGCGCGCGCAAAATCGCCGCTCGGCTTACAAACGCGCATCTCCATTCAGTTCAGGGGCTCGGTCATCTGGCGCATGAAGAAGCGCCGTCCCGCTTTGCGCAGCTCGTCTTTGACATCGCCGAAAGCGAAACCTGA
- the bchE gene encoding magnesium-protoporphyrin IX monomethyl ester anaerobic oxidative cyclase — protein sequence MRILFIHPNYHSGGAEIAGNWPPAWVAYLSGALKKAGYSDIKFIDAMTFDVGDDALREAIVDYDPDVVGATSITPSIYKAQQALKLAKEAAPRAITVLGGVHATFMYRQVLAEAPWIDAIVRGEGEEIIVNLIRAIDEKRWPAERETIKGLAYAQDGKVVATAAAPTVKNIDDIVADWGILNWEKYNYIPLGVKVAIPNMARGCPFTCSFCSQWKFWRDYRIRDPKKVVDEIETLMRDHGVGFFILADEEPTINKKKFVAFCQELIDRKLDILWGINTRVTDILRDEALLPFYRKAGLIHVSLGTEAAAQLKLDLFNKETTVAQNKRAVELLRNAGIVVEAQFIVGLENETAETLEETYRMAQDWKPDLANWSMYTPWPFSDLFKELGDKVEIFDYEKYNFVTPIIKPQAMDRGELLDRVMNNYRRFYMKKALFSYPWAGSGQRRRYLLGCLKAFLKAGFERKFYDLGKVDYWGPQSRKKVKFDFDTTRQRAADEDVEWQVTHNRPASTMHEAAQAMACGGSKQQFEEALSEAPLDAVIAQESAKAHEHRVH from the coding sequence ATGCGCATCCTCTTCATCCATCCCAATTATCACTCCGGCGGCGCGGAGATCGCGGGCAATTGGCCGCCAGCCTGGGTCGCCTATCTCTCCGGGGCGTTGAAGAAGGCCGGTTACTCCGACATAAAATTCATCGACGCCATGACCTTCGACGTGGGCGACGACGCCCTGCGCGAGGCGATTGTCGATTACGATCCTGACGTCGTCGGCGCCACGTCGATCACGCCGTCGATCTACAAGGCGCAGCAGGCGCTGAAGCTCGCCAAGGAGGCGGCCCCACGCGCGATCACGGTGCTCGGCGGCGTGCACGCCACTTTCATGTATCGCCAGGTGCTGGCGGAAGCGCCCTGGATCGACGCCATCGTGCGCGGCGAAGGCGAGGAAATCATCGTCAATCTCATCCGCGCCATCGACGAAAAACGCTGGCCTGCCGAACGCGAGACGATCAAGGGCCTCGCCTATGCGCAGGACGGCAAGGTCGTCGCGACGGCCGCCGCGCCGACCGTGAAGAATATCGACGACATCGTCGCCGACTGGGGCATTCTGAACTGGGAAAAATATAATTACATCCCGCTCGGCGTGAAGGTCGCCATCCCCAATATGGCGCGAGGCTGCCCCTTTACTTGTAGCTTCTGCAGCCAGTGGAAATTCTGGCGCGACTACCGCATTCGCGATCCGAAGAAAGTCGTCGACGAGATCGAAACGCTGATGCGCGATCATGGAGTCGGCTTTTTCATCCTCGCCGACGAGGAGCCGACGATCAACAAGAAGAAATTCGTCGCCTTCTGCCAGGAGCTGATCGACCGCAAGCTCGACATCCTCTGGGGAATCAATACGCGCGTCACCGACATCTTGCGCGACGAAGCGCTTCTGCCCTTCTACCGCAAGGCCGGGTTGATCCATGTCTCGCTCGGCACCGAAGCGGCGGCGCAGCTCAAACTCGATCTCTTCAACAAGGAGACGACGGTCGCGCAGAACAAGCGCGCGGTCGAATTGTTGCGCAATGCGGGCATTGTCGTCGAGGCGCAATTCATCGTCGGTCTCGAGAATGAGACGGCCGAAACGCTGGAAGAGACCTATCGCATGGCGCAGGACTGGAAACCCGACCTCGCCAATTGGTCGATGTATACGCCTTGGCCTTTCTCCGATCTCTTCAAGGAGCTCGGCGACAAGGTCGAGATCTTCGACTACGAGAAATACAATTTCGTTACGCCCATCATCAAGCCGCAGGCGATGGACCGCGGCGAACTGCTCGACCGCGTGATGAACAATTACCGCCGCTTCTATATGAAAAAGGCGCTGTTTTCCTATCCCTGGGCGGGCAGCGGCCAGCGCCGACGCTATCTTCTCGGCTGTCTGAAGGCTTTCCTCAAGGCCGGCTTCGAGCGCAAATTCTACGACCTCGGCAAGGTCGACTATTGGGGGCCGCAGTCGCGCAAGAAGGTAAAATTCGACTTCGACACGACGCGACAGCGCGCGGCGGACGAGGATGTCGAGTGGCAGGTCACGCACAACCGGCCCGCCAGCACAATGCACGAGGCGGCCCAGGCGATGGCCTGCGGCGGGAGCAAACAGCAGTTCGAGGAGGCGCTGAGCGAGGCGCCGCTCGACGCCGTGATCGCGCAGGAAAGCGCCAAAGCGCATGAACATCGCGTTCATTGA
- the bchJ gene encoding bacteriochlorophyll 4-vinyl reductase, which yields MNIAFIEAANKPAVIGPNAITRMAEALSAAGDDSLCEEIFASAGLTKYLAEPPTQMVLETDVAKLHRVAIDRLGESRAADVSRDAGRRTGDYLLTHRIPPMAQRVLKRMPRALAARILVAAIARHAWTFAGGGDFGYAFSTTLTLRLKGSPICKELHTREPACAYFAATFERVFGAMLGPGVRVVETACEATGGPACVFEVRW from the coding sequence ATGAACATCGCGTTCATTGAGGCGGCGAACAAACCGGCCGTCATCGGCCCCAACGCCATCACCCGCATGGCGGAAGCCTTGTCGGCTGCGGGCGACGATTCGCTCTGCGAGGAGATTTTCGCGTCCGCAGGGCTGACCAAATATCTTGCGGAGCCGCCGACGCAGATGGTTTTGGAAACGGACGTCGCCAAGCTGCATCGCGTCGCAATTGACAGGCTGGGCGAATCCCGAGCGGCGGATGTTTCGCGAGACGCGGGACGGCGGACGGGCGACTATCTCCTGACGCATCGCATTCCGCCAATGGCGCAACGCGTCTTGAAGAGAATGCCGCGCGCGCTGGCGGCCCGCATTCTCGTCGCGGCGATCGCGCGCCATGCCTGGACTTTCGCCGGCGGCGGAGATTTCGGCTATGCGTTTTCGACGACGCTCACGCTGCGGCTGAAGGGCTCGCCAATCTGCAAGGAGCTCCACACGCGCGAACCTGCTTGCGCTTATTTCGCCGCGACATTCGAGCGCGTGTTCGGCGCAATGCTGGGACCAGGAGTCCGCGTCGTGGAAACAGCATGCGAGGCGACCGGCGGGCCGGCCTGCGTTTTCGAGGTTCGCTGGTAG
- the pufC gene encoding photosynthetic reaction center cytochrome PufC translates to MRIALSLLGAVIATLLTIAMLVTAGWVLPPIYGVQTGFRGVGQQQLISAQDKRILEAANALPAAIDKADPSGERATQAYKNVKVLTDLSTEQFNRVMVAITQWVSPEQGCAYCHNTENLADDGLYTKIVARRMLEMNRQINTAYTSHVADTGVTCYTCHRGQPVPSNIWFENQGGPHAGGMSAHNYGFGHPTKSNGLTTMPVDPFNPHLLGDDKIRVQATTALPEGTSNASLQQTQQTYALMIHMSEALGVNCGFCHNSRFWAGWDQSNPQRAVAYNALDMMRELNAVYLEPLHATYPANRLGPLGDSPKANCATCHQGASKPLLGQSMAKDFPELGGKARP, encoded by the coding sequence ATGAGAATCGCTCTCTCTCTGCTCGGGGCCGTCATCGCGACGCTTCTGACCATCGCCATGCTGGTGACCGCGGGCTGGGTGCTTCCGCCGATCTACGGCGTGCAGACCGGCTTTCGCGGCGTCGGCCAGCAACAGCTGATCAGCGCGCAAGACAAGCGCATTCTCGAAGCGGCCAACGCGTTGCCGGCGGCAATCGACAAGGCAGACCCTTCCGGCGAGCGCGCGACGCAGGCCTATAAGAATGTGAAGGTGCTCACCGACCTCAGCACCGAGCAGTTCAACCGTGTGATGGTCGCGATCACGCAATGGGTGTCGCCCGAGCAGGGCTGCGCCTATTGCCATAACACGGAGAATCTGGCCGACGACGGGCTTTATACGAAGATCGTCGCGCGGCGCATGCTGGAGATGAACCGCCAGATCAACACGGCTTACACGTCGCATGTCGCCGACACGGGCGTGACCTGTTACACGTGTCACCGCGGCCAGCCCGTGCCGAGCAACATCTGGTTCGAGAATCAGGGCGGTCCGCATGCGGGCGGCATGTCGGCGCATAATTACGGCTTTGGCCATCCGACGAAGTCGAACGGCCTGACGACCATGCCGGTTGATCCGTTCAATCCGCATCTCCTCGGCGACGACAAGATCCGCGTGCAAGCCACCACGGCCTTGCCTGAGGGAACGTCGAACGCCTCGCTCCAGCAGACCCAGCAAACCTATGCGCTGATGATCCACATGTCGGAGGCGTTGGGCGTCAATTGCGGCTTCTGTCACAATTCGCGCTTTTGGGCCGGTTGGGACCAAAGCAACCCGCAACGCGCCGTCGCCTACAACGCTCTCGACATGATGCGCGAACTAAACGCCGTCTATCTCGAACCGCTGCATGCGACCTATCCGGCGAATCGGCTCGGTCCGCTCGGCGACAGTCCGAAAGCCAATTGCGCCACGTGTCATCAGGGGGCGAGCAAGCCGCTTCTGGGCCAAAGCATGGCGAAGGACTTTCCCGAGCTCGGCGGCAAGGCGAGGCCCTGA
- the pufM gene encoding photosynthetic reaction center subunit M, whose translation MAYYQNIFTQVQVRGAAAEAGVPILNEDRSSATFSYLLGRLGNAQIGPIYLGYTGLVSLLFGFIAFEIIGLNMWASVNWDPIQFVRQLPWLALEPPKPQYGVQILPPLSEGGWWLIAGFFLTASVLLWWWRVYRRARALGLGTHTAWAFLSAIWLYLVLGFIRPLLMGSWSEAVPFGIFPHLDWTAAFSIRYGNLFYNPFHMLSIAFLYGSALLFAMHGATILAVGRFGGEREIEQILDRGTASERAALFWRWTMGFNATMESIHRWAWWFAVLTPLTGGIGILLTGTVVDNWYLWGVVHGIAPQYPHVFPPVVDPALATGGAQ comes from the coding sequence GTGGCCTATTATCAAAACATCTTCACGCAGGTGCAGGTTCGCGGCGCCGCGGCGGAGGCGGGCGTCCCGATCCTCAACGAGGATCGCAGCTCTGCGACCTTCTCCTATCTGCTCGGCCGTCTCGGCAATGCGCAGATCGGCCCGATCTATCTCGGTTACACCGGCCTCGTGTCGCTTCTCTTCGGCTTCATCGCCTTCGAGATCATCGGCCTCAACATGTGGGCCTCGGTGAACTGGGACCCCATCCAGTTCGTGCGCCAATTGCCTTGGCTCGCGCTCGAACCGCCGAAACCGCAATATGGCGTCCAGATCCTGCCGCCGCTCAGCGAAGGCGGGTGGTGGCTCATCGCCGGCTTTTTCCTCACCGCGTCGGTGCTGCTGTGGTGGTGGCGCGTCTATCGGCGCGCCCGGGCGCTGGGGCTCGGCACGCATACGGCCTGGGCCTTTCTCTCGGCGATCTGGCTTTATCTCGTGCTCGGTTTCATCCGGCCGCTGCTGATGGGGAGCTGGAGCGAGGCTGTGCCATTCGGGATCTTTCCGCATCTCGACTGGACCGCGGCGTTTTCGATCCGCTACGGCAATCTCTTCTACAATCCCTTCCATATGCTCTCCATCGCGTTCCTCTATGGCTCGGCGCTGCTCTTCGCCATGCATGGCGCGACCATTCTCGCGGTGGGACGTTTCGGGGGCGAACGCGAGATCGAACAGATTCTCGATCGCGGCACGGCCTCCGAGCGTGCGGCGTTGTTCTGGCGCTGGACGATGGGCTTCAACGCGACGATGGAGTCGATCCATCGCTGGGCCTGGTGGTTTGCGGTGCTGACGCCGCTGACGGGCGGCATCGGCATCCTTCTCACGGGCACGGTCGTCGACAATTGGTATCTATGGGGCGTCGTGCACGGGATTGCGCCACAATATCCGCATGTCTTCCCGCCCGTCGTCGATCCGGCTCTCGCCACGGGAGGCGCGCAATGA
- the pufL gene encoding photosynthetic reaction center subunit L — translation MAMLSFERKYRVRGGTLIGGDLFDFWVGPFYVGFFGVTTVIFAGLGTALIIWGAALGPTWNLWQINIAPPDLKYGLALAPLKEGGLWQIITICATGAFVSWALREVEICRKLGIGYHVPVAFGFAIFAYVSLVIIRPLLLGAWGYGFPYGIISHLDWVSNTGYQYLHFHYNPAHMIAVSFFFATCFALSLHGALVLSATNPPKGEAVKTPEYEDTFFRDVMGYSIGTLGIHRLGLFLALAAVFFSAVCMIISGPFWTRGWPEWWNWWLNLPVWR, via the coding sequence ATGGCCATGCTGAGTTTCGAGAGAAAATATCGCGTGCGCGGAGGCACGCTCATCGGCGGCGACCTCTTCGATTTCTGGGTCGGTCCCTTCTATGTCGGCTTCTTCGGCGTCACGACCGTCATCTTCGCGGGTCTGGGCACGGCGCTCATCATCTGGGGCGCGGCGCTGGGGCCGACCTGGAATCTGTGGCAGATCAACATCGCGCCGCCCGATCTCAAATACGGCCTTGCGCTCGCGCCTCTAAAGGAAGGCGGTCTGTGGCAGATCATCACGATCTGCGCGACCGGCGCCTTCGTGTCCTGGGCGCTGCGAGAAGTCGAAATCTGTCGCAAGCTCGGCATCGGCTATCACGTGCCGGTCGCTTTCGGCTTTGCGATTTTCGCCTATGTGTCGCTGGTCATCATCAGGCCATTGCTCCTCGGCGCCTGGGGATACGGCTTCCCCTACGGCATCATCAGCCACCTCGACTGGGTCTCGAACACCGGCTACCAGTATCTGCATTTCCACTATAATCCCGCCCATATGATCGCCGTGTCGTTCTTCTTTGCGACATGTTTCGCCTTGTCCCTGCATGGCGCCCTCGTGCTGTCGGCGACCAATCCGCCGAAGGGCGAGGCGGTCAAGACCCCCGAATACGAAGACACTTTTTTCCGCGACGTCATGGGCTATTCGATCGGCACGCTGGGCATCCATCGGCTCGGTCTGTTTCTCGCGCTTGCGGCCGTCTTCTTCAGCGCCGTGTGCATGATCATCAGCGGCCCGTTCTGGACTCGCGGCTGGCCCGAGTGGTGGAACTGGTGGCTCAATCTTCCCGTCTGGCGCTGA
- the pufA gene encoding light-harvesting antenna LH1, alpha subunit yields MYKIWLLFDPRRVLVALGAFLFTLALLIHFILLSTDRFNWLEGPRVQKTGQIETLAPTSFG; encoded by the coding sequence ATGTACAAGATATGGCTGCTTTTCGATCCCCGCCGCGTGCTCGTCGCGCTGGGCGCCTTCCTGTTCACGCTGGCCCTGCTGATCCACTTCATCCTGCTCAGCACCGACCGGTTCAATTGGCTGGAAGGGCCGCGCGTGCAGAAGACCGGACAGATCGAAACGCTTGCGCCGACATCGTTCGGCTAA